The sequence below is a genomic window from Ignavibacteriales bacterium.
ATTTACATAAGCCTGCACAATAACTTTACCTTCAATACCTGCAAGCTTGGCAAGATTTGGATAAACAACACGCTGCTGAATGCCGGCAAGACCGCCTATCGGTGAAGGCATTTCTTCTACAGCGACAAAGTAAGAAGGCTCCTCATCTATTTTCTTTTCTTCTTTAGGCGGCGTTACAATTTTTTCCTCTTTTTTCGGTACTTCTACAGGTTCTTTTTTTTCAGTTGAAGTCGTGTTTGATTTTATTTCAGTATTAAGTTCAGGCACAATAGGAGTCGGCTGTTTTGGCGGAGATGGTAATTTATTTTCCGGCTGAAGTTCTATTTTATTTTTTTGTTTTACAGGCACAATGTTTTCGACAATAACAGTGCCTTCGGGTTTCTTTTCTTCAACAACCTCTGTATATGTTTCGGTTGGCTGCTCAGAATTTACCTGGTTAACCTGATTTTCATTTTGTGAAAGATTGACAGGTTCACCTTTAACTTCATTTGATGACTGCATAAAGAATAGTACCGAAGCACAAAGAACAATAATAGATGCAGCAATAACAGCAGCTTTTTTAAAACTGCCTGAGGAAGTTTGTTTTTTAAGTTTTACCGGTGATTTAACTTTTTCTTTCTCAGGTGGTGCTTCGATTCGTTCTGTGGCTTCCTGTTTTATCTCCTGTTCATGCAAAACAGCAGCTTCGTTTGTTTTTGATTCCTGGTTTGGTTTTGCTTCGTTATCAGTTTTTGCCTGTAATGATTTTTCCTCTTCAACTTGTTTTATAACGACTTCCAAATGTTCTTTATTCTTATTTCGAAAATCCTGACGGGCATTTTTTTCATTCCCGTTAGTTTCCTGATTTTCCTTAAATAAACTATGAAGCTGGGAAAGATTAGGTTCTCTGAAAGAAATTATTTCGCCGGGCTGTTTTGATTTTGCTGAAGTACTGCCTTGGTCCTGTTTTTCAGGATGGGAGGAAAGTTTGTCGTTTATTTCTTCTTTTACCGGCAGCTGATTACTGACGGACTGGACAAAATTTTCACTTATCTCTGCAGCTATATTATCCACAGATTCTGAATCATTGTAAATAATAATGTCATCGTCTTTTTCGATTGGTGATTCTGCTGCATCAAAGGTTTGAGTCTGAATCTCAACTTCCGACGTGTTTTCAATGGCGGATAATTCAGGTTTTGTTTCGTCATCTTCATGAGTCTGAGAATTTTCCGGTTCCGCATCCTGAACTTCTTGAGTTAGTTCAACCGTGGATTCGGTAACCGGATTTTCTTCAAGATTTATTTCTATTTCTTCAATCTCGTAATGTGATTCTGCAACAGGTTGAATTACGTCATCCTGATTCAGTGATTCTTCGCTTGTCTCTTCAATCGCAGGTGAAGTATCGGGTTGTGAGACTTCAAGGTCATATTCCTCAATCTCATAAATATTTTCAACCGGACTTTTTTCCTGATTCTGAACTTCTTCCTTTTGTTCTTCGGTAGACTCAATTTCCGCTGGAGTATCGATATCGAATTCTTCTATCTCCACTATTGGTCCCTGAGCAGGGGCAGGCGGAATTGAATCAATTTTAAATTTGTTGGTTGTCTCTTCTATGCCGGAATTAATTTGCGTTTCATTTACAGTTGAAGTCTCAAAAACCTCTTCCTGTTCTGATCTTGGTTTGAATGAATATAATCGCTCAAATATTTTTGATTTTAATTCAGTATCCGGCTGTTCAATCTTGGATGTGACAGCAAGCTGCGCGATAAGGTTTTGATAATCGCCGAGTTCTTTCCATGGGAAATCGTCATCATTTCGTTTTAAGTACTGTAGTGCTTCAGCATCCTGTGCATCAATGTTGCTAAGCACATCAAGTTTAATCAGTCCTATGGCGATTTTCTTTTCCATAACAGCAGTTTAATTACCAAGTTTTTCCATTAATAATTCCATAATATGCTGGAGCTTCAGCTTAACTGTAGCAACGGGTATATTGACTCTTGATGCAATTGCTTTATCGTTGTAGCCTTCATAATAAACCAATGACAAC
It includes:
- a CDS encoding TonB family protein, coding for MQSSNEVKGEPVNLSQNENQVNQVNSEQPTETYTEVVEEKKPEGTVIVENIVPVKQKNKIELQPENKLPSPPKQPTPIVPELNTEIKSNTTSTEKKEPVEVPKKEEKIVTPPKEEKKIDEEPSYFVAVEEMPSPIGGLAGIQQRVVYPNLAKLAGIEGKVIVQAYVNENGTVTKVELIKGIGAGCDEVALDAVRQTKFKPGLQRGKPVKVKVTIPIVFKKN